CGCGGCGAGTTCACCACGTTCTCCGGCGCCATCGAGGTCGCCGAGGACGGCACCCCGTCGGTGCGCGCCGAGATCGACGTGACCTCGATCAACACCCGTAACGACCAGCGCGATGCGCACATCCGGTCGGCGGACTTCTTCGACGCCGAGAAGTACCCGACCGCCACCTACGTCTCCACCTCGGTCGAGTCCGACGGCGACGACTACGTGGTGCACGGCGACTTCACCCTGAAGGGCGTCACCAAGCCGGTCGACCTGAAGCTCGAGTTCAACGGCGTCAACCCGGGCATGGGCCACGGCCCGGTCGCCGGTTTCGAGGCCACCGCGGTGATCAACCGCAAGGACTTCGGTATCGACATCGAGATGCCGCTGGAGACCGGTGGCACCGTGGTCGGCGACAAGATCAACCTCACCCTCGAGATCGAGGCGGGCCAGGCTTCCGCCTGATTCCAGCCCCGCCCGCGACCGCGCCGCGCTGCGGTGCGTGTTCGGTACGCTCGACCCATTGTCGGGCGCGGTCGCGGGAGGTGACGGGTGGAATTGCAGCGTTCGCGCGAGGCGATGCACGACGTCGCCACCCGGATCGAGGCGTGGGCACCCCGCTCCTGGGTGCTCCGTCCGCTCCGCCGCGGCCGCGGCCCGATGGACGGCGAGTTGCTCGCCACCGAATGGCGGGCACTCGCCCCGTCGGTCCGCCAGCGCGTACTGCGGCGCGCGGCGTTCGTCGGCATCGCGGTCGGCATCGGCTCCCGGTCGGCGATCGGTCTGGAGACCTTCGTGCTGGTCCTACTGGCGTTCACCGGTGGCCGCTTCACGTTGAACACCAAGCTGGACCATCCGAACTTCTACGACATGCTGATCGCCACGGTGATCGGCAGCACGGTGAGCATCCTGGTCTCGTACGTGCTGCTGCGACGGCACTTCCGGTGGTTCGCGTCCGGTGAGCCCGCTGACGTCGCCCGGCGCCGTGACGTCGCCCGCATCCCGATTCAGCAGGTCGGTGCCGACATTCTCGGCTGGCTGACCAGCTATCTGCTCTATGCGCTGATCGCCGACGTCACGGCGCTGTTCCTGGTCACCGTGGGTGGTGCGTTCGCGCTGGCCGCGGTCACCTCCTGCAGTCTGACCTACCTGTTCGCCGAATCATCGGCGAGGCCGCTCGCCGTCTTGGCGCTCAGCGGTACCTCGGATGCCCGCGTGGTCCATGGTGTGCGGGAGCGCATGCTCGTGGTCTGGCTGGTCTCGTCGGCGGTGCCGATGGTCGGTCTGATCGCCCTCAACATCGGGCGGTGGGCCGGTCTGCTGCCGCCCGCCGGCCGGCTCGACTGGGCGACGGTCTTTCTGGCGATCCTGTCGCTGGCCTCTGGACTGAACATCGTCGTGCTGGTCGGCCGCGCCATCGCCGATCCACTGACCGAGATGCGCTCGGTGGTCGAGGCCGCCGCCGCCGGTGACCTTGACCGGCGGGTGGCCGTCTACGATTCGTCCGAGCTCGGGGTGTTGCAGAGCGGCCTGAATGGCATGCTCGACGGCCTGGCCGAACGCGAGCGCATCCGGACGCTCTTCTCCCGTCACGTCGGCGATCGAGTCGCCGAACTCGCCATCTCCCGCGAAGGGGGGATGGCGGGTACCAATGCCGACGTGGCGGTCGTCTTCGTCGACCTGAGCGGGTCGACGGCCTTCGCGGCACAGCGGGATCCGCGGGAGACCGCGGTGGTGCTCAACGTCTTCTTCTCCGTGGTCGCCGAGGTGGTGGAGCGGCACGACGGACTGATCAACAAGTTCGAGGGTGACGCCGCCCTGATCATCTTCGGGGCGCCGGCCGAGCTCGACGACCCGGCGGGCGCCGCCCTGCGGGCCGCCCGGGAACTCGGCGACGCGCTGAGCGAGAGACTGCCCCTCGAATGGGGGATGGGGGTTGGCTACGGCAGCGTATTCGCCGGCAACATCGGCGCGGCCAGCCGCTACGAGTACACCGTCATCGGCGACCCGGTGAACGAGGCTGCGCGCCTCTCCGACCGCGCCAAGGAGAGCCGAACCCCGGTCTGCGCCAGCGGCGCCGCGATCGCGGCGGCCGATCCGGATGAGGCTGCGCGGTGGTCGCGCAGCGCCCGGGTGACCCTGCGGGGCCGCAGCGAGGCGACGGACGTCTACGTCCCGACCGCACTGGCCGCGCGGACCGAACCGCCGACCTTGGGTAGCGTTCTTTCCGAGTTGCTGAGAATGCCCGGCGCGCGGGCGCGCGAGGAACGAGAGAAGAGGACCCGATGAATGGTTGGTCGATCACGGACATCCCCGATCAGCGGGGGCGGCGCTTCGTCATCACCGGCGCCAACAGCGGGCTCGGCGAGCAGATGGCGCTCGCCGTCGGCGCCGCGGGCGCCGAGGTGGTCCTCGCGGCCCGCAACGTCGAGAAGTCGCGCCTGGTGGCCGAGCAGATCGGTCCGAACGCGACCGTCGCCTCGCTCGACCTGGCCGACCTCGCCTCGGTGCGCGACTTCGCCGACTCGTTCGACGGCGCCGATGTCCTGATCAACAACGCTGGGGTGATGGCGATCCCGTTGCGCCGCACCGCCGACGGCTTCGAGATGCAGATCGGCACCAACTTCCTCGGGCACTTCGCGCTCACCGGGCTGCTGCTCGGGCGGATCTCCGACCGGGTGGTCACGATGTCGTCGTTGATGCACAAGCAGTCGCGGCTCGACATCGACGACCTCAACTGGGAACACCGCAAGTACAACCGCTGGACGGCGTACGGCGACTCGAAGCTCGCCGACCTGATGCTCGCCCTGGAACTGGCCGAGCGGCTGTCGGAGGCGGGCTCGCCGAAGCTCTCGATGGCCGCGCATCCCGGATACGCGGCGACCGACCTGCAGATGCACACCGAATCGCCGCTGGACTGGGTGATGCGGCTGGGCAACCTGACGCCGCTCGCGCAGTCGGCGTCCGACGGCGCGCTCCCGGCCCTGTTCGCGGCCACCTCGCCGCATGCGGTGAACGGCGAGTATTACGGGCCGAAGGGGCTCGGCGGCATGCGCGGCGGTCCGGCGGTGTCCGGCTACCGTCGTGTCGCCGGAGACCGCGCCGTGCGCCGGAAGCTCTGGGCCAAGGCCGAGGAGCTGACCGGCGTCACCTTCGACGTCTGATCGGCCGTCCCGTCGGTTACAGCACGCCTGGCGGACGGAACTGGATACTCATCCGCGGCCCGGCGCCGGTCGCCTTCGGGACCGCGTGGTCCCAGGTGCGCTGACAGCTGCCGCCCATCACCAGCAGATCGCCGCTGCCGAGGGTGAAGCGCAACGACGCCCCGCCGCCGCGAGGCCGTAGCAGCAGGGCGCGCGGTGCGCCGAGCGAGACGATCGCCACGAGGGTGTCGTGGTGGGCGCCGCGGCCGATGCGGTCGCCGTGCCAGGCGACGCTGTCCCGCCCGTCGCGGTAGAGGCAGAGCCCGGCGCTCGCGAAGCCCTCCGGCAGGTCGCGTGCGTAGTGGGCGCTCAGGTCGGCGCGCAGCGTGTTCAGCAGTGGATCGGGGAGTGTCCGTCCGGCCGGATAGTGGGCGGTGAGACGCGGGACGTCGAGCGTCGCGTCGTACATGCGGCGCCGCTCCGCCCGCCACGGGACCGTCTGGACGAGCCTGTCGAACAGCGGCGCCGCCCCGGTCAGCCACCCCGGCCGCAGGTCCACCCAGGCGCCGTCGCTGAGCTCGCGGCGGCGGATACCGGTCGCGAGGGCACGGACCACCGGCCCGGCTGTATTCGCGGGCGCGTCGAACAGCGAATCCTGAATCCCGGCGCCGGTCATGTCGCCAGCGTACGCCGAATAGAACGTATGTGCGATGCGTGTCTCGTCGACCGTGTCGGAGCGGCTACAGGGAGCGGAGGCGGCGGGCGGCTTCGGCGATCACTTCGGGGCGTTTGGAGAAGGCGAAGCGGACGAGGTGGTCCCAGTGGGGGTGATCGGTGAAGGCGCTCACCGGGACCGCGGCGACGCCGATCTGGGCAGGCAGTGCACGACACATCGCCGCGCCGTCGTGGTAGCCGAGCGGCCGGGGATCGGCCAGCACGAAGTACGTGCCGTCGGTGTGGTGGACGCCGAAACCGGCATCGGCCAGGGCCGCCGACAGCGCGACCTGGGCTTGCTCCAGGTCGCCGGCCATCGACCGCACCCACGCCGCCTCCGTCCGCAGGGCGAGGGCGACGGCGGGCTGGAACGGCCCGCTGCCGACGTAGCTCAGATACTGTTTGGCCCCGCGTGCGGCGGCCACCAGCTCCGGCGGGCCGCAGACCCAGCCGACCTTCCAGCCGGTCACGTTGAACGTCTTCGCGGCGCTGGAGATCCGCAGGGTGCGCTCGCGCATGCCGTCGAACGTCGCCAGCGGGCGATGAGTCAGCCCGCCGAACAGCAGGTGCTCGTACACCTCGTCGGCGATGGCCACCACGTCGTGCTCCACGCAGAGCCGCGCGATCTCGGCGAGTTCGTCGTCGGTCAGCGCGGTGCCCGTCGGATTGTGCGGGGTGTTGACCAGGATCGCGGCGGTGTCCGGGCCGAACGCGGCGCGCAGCGCGTCGAGATCGAGCCGGAAGCCGGCGCCGCCGTCGGGGCGGGTGTCGGGGACCAGTGGCACGGTGCGCCGCACCGCCCCGGCGAGGGCGACGGTGGCCGCGTACGAGTCGTAGTACGGCTCGATCATGATCACCTCGCGGCCCGGTTCCACCAGGCCGAGCACGCTTCCGGCGATGGCCTCGGTGGCGCCGACGGTCACCAGCACCTCGGTGTCCGGGTCGTACGACAGGCCGTAGTCGCGACTCTGCTGCTCGCTGATCGCCTGCCGCAGCACGGGCACGCCGATCCCCGGCGGGTACTGGTTGTGCCCGTCGGCGATCGCGGCTCGCGCGGCGTCGAGCATGGCCGCGGGCCCGTCGGTGTCCGGGAAGCCCTGCCCGAGGTTGATCGCGTCGTGCGCGACCGCCAGCGCCGACATCTCGGCGAAAATGGTTTCGGCGAACGGCCGCAGCCGCCGCACCAGGTGCGCGGTCACCTCACTCCACCATCGGCAGGTCGGCGGCGTCGATGATCCGGTACGCGTAGCCCTGCTCGGCCAGGAACCGCTGCCGGTGCGCGGCGTAGTCGGCGTCCAGGCTGTCCCGGGAGACGACGGAATAGAAGTGCGCCTGCCCGCCGCCGGCCTTCGGGCGCAGCAGGCGGCCGAGGCGCTGCGCCTCCTCCTGCCGGGAGCCGAAGGTGCCCGACACCTGCACGGCGACGGAGGCCTCCGGCAGGTCGATGGAGAAATTCGCGACCTTGGAGACCACGAGCGTGGTGATCTCGCCGCGCCGGAACGCGTCGAACAGCTTCTCCCGCTCGGCGTTGCGGGTGGAGCCCTGGATCACCGGCGCGTCCAGTTCCCGGCCCAGTTCTTCGAGCTGGTCGATGTAGGCGCCGATCACCAGGGTCTGCGCGCCGCGGTGCTGGGCGAGGATCGACCGCACCACCCGCAGCTTGGAATGGGCCGTCGAGCACAGCTTGTACTTCGTGTCGGCCTCGGCGACGGCGTACTGGAGCCGCTCGTCGTCGGACATGGTGACGCGCACCTCGATGCACTCGGCGGGTGCGATCCAGCCCTGTGCCTCGATGTCCTTCCAGGGCGCGTCGTACCGCTTGGGGCCGATCAGACTGAACACGTCGCCCTCGCGGCCGTCCTCGCGGACCAGTGTCGCGGTCAGGCCGAGGCGGCGGCGCGACTGCAGGTCGGCGGTCATCCGGAAGACCGGCGCGGGCAGCAGGTGCACCTCGTCGTAGATGATGAGGCCCCAGTCGCGCGAGTCGAACAGGTCGAGATTGCGGTACTCGCCCTTCGACTTCCGGGTCATCACCTGATAGGTCGCGATGGTGACCGGCCGGATCTCCTTGCGCTCGCCGGAGTACTCGCCGATCTCCTCTTCGGTGAGCGAGGTGCGGGCGATCAGCTCGCGCTTCCACTGCCGGCCGGCGACGGTGTTGGTCACCAGGATCAGCGTGGTCGCCCCGGCCTTGGCCATCGCCGCCGCGCCGACCATCGTCTTGCCCGCACCGCACGGCAGCACGACGACGCCGGAGCCGCCCGCCCAGAACGAATCCGCCGCGAACTGCTGGTAGTCGCGCAGCTCCCAGTCGTCCTGTTCCAGTTCGATGGGGTGCGCCTCGCCGTCCACATAGCCCGCGAGGTCCTCGGCCGGCCAGCCGATCTTCAGCAGTGCCTGCTTCAGCCGTCCCCGCTCGGACGGATGCACGACGACGGTGTCCTCGTCGATCCGTGCGCCGAGCATCGGCGCGATCTTCTTGTTGCGCAGCACTTCTTCGAGGACGGCGCGGTCGAGCGAGACCAGGCTCAGGCCGTGCGCCGGATTCTTGGTCAGTTGCAGCCGGCCGAAGCGGCCCATGGTGTCGACGATGTCGACCAGCAGCGGTTGCGGCACCGGATAGCGCGAGAAGGTGACCAGGGCGTCGACCACCTGCTCGGCGTCGTGCCCGGCGGCCCGCGCGTTCCACAACGCCAGCGGTGTCACCCGGTAGGTGTGGACGTGCTCGGGGGCGCGTTCGAGTTCGGCGAAGGGGGCGATCGCCGCACGCGCGGCACCGGCCTGCGGGTGATCGATCTCCAGCAGCACGGTCTTGTCCGATTGGACGATCAGGGGTCCGTCAGTCACGCGTTCTATTGTCCTACAGCAGCTCGAGGGTGGTGATCCGGTGGAGTGAGTACCGGGCGTCGTCGTCGGTGTCGGTGCTGCCGATCAGCTGCCCGGCGGCCAGTGACCGCGGCCGGACGACGTGTTTGCTGGCCGCGCCGTGCGCGTCGACGTAGCCGACGCGCACCTGCTTGCCGGTGCGCAGGGCCAGCTGGACCAGCGCGGAGGCGCTCTCGCCGCCGCCGGTCACCCGCACCGAGCCGGCCGCGGGCTCGTCGGCTCGGTCGGCGACCCGCAGCCGGTCGACCACGCTCGCCGCCTGGCCGGGGGAGATCCGGGCACGACGCTGCGGCGCCCGGGCGCCCCGGGTGCGTGCCGGGACACGGCTGCCGCGGGCGCGCAGATCGATCAGGGCGCCGGACGAGTCCTCGCCGGCCGGAGCGAATCCGCCGCGCCGGAGGGCGTCGATCACGTCGCGGACCGGTGCGGGGGAGACGGCCACGGTCGCCGCCAGCGCGCGCAACGAGACCTCGGCGGCGGCCTCGCTGCGCAGGACGCCGGCCAGCAGCGCGGGATCCTCGCAGCGCACGAACGACGACGCCACGCCCACCCGCAGACTCCCGTGCCGCTGGGCGACGTCGTCGACGAGGTAGGTCAGCGACTGCGGGACCGGCGTCCGGGAACGACTCGCCAGCAGCGCGTTGATCTCCGATCCGGAACG
The nucleotide sequence above comes from Gordonia sp. PP30. Encoded proteins:
- a CDS encoding YceI family protein, whose translation is MSSINALPLLSAGTWTIDPVHSAVSFSVRHLMVSKVRGEFTTFSGAIEVAEDGTPSVRAEIDVTSINTRNDQRDAHIRSADFFDAEKYPTATYVSTSVESDGDDYVVHGDFTLKGVTKPVDLKLEFNGVNPGMGHGPVAGFEATAVINRKDFGIDIEMPLETGGTVVGDKINLTLEIEAGQASA
- a CDS encoding adenylate/guanylate cyclase domain-containing protein, with protein sequence MELQRSREAMHDVATRIEAWAPRSWVLRPLRRGRGPMDGELLATEWRALAPSVRQRVLRRAAFVGIAVGIGSRSAIGLETFVLVLLAFTGGRFTLNTKLDHPNFYDMLIATVIGSTVSILVSYVLLRRHFRWFASGEPADVARRRDVARIPIQQVGADILGWLTSYLLYALIADVTALFLVTVGGAFALAAVTSCSLTYLFAESSARPLAVLALSGTSDARVVHGVRERMLVVWLVSSAVPMVGLIALNIGRWAGLLPPAGRLDWATVFLAILSLASGLNIVVLVGRAIADPLTEMRSVVEAAAAGDLDRRVAVYDSSELGVLQSGLNGMLDGLAERERIRTLFSRHVGDRVAELAISREGGMAGTNADVAVVFVDLSGSTAFAAQRDPRETAVVLNVFFSVVAEVVERHDGLINKFEGDAALIIFGAPAELDDPAGAALRAARELGDALSERLPLEWGMGVGYGSVFAGNIGAASRYEYTVIGDPVNEAARLSDRAKESRTPVCASGAAIAAADPDEAARWSRSARVTLRGRSEATDVYVPTALAARTEPPTLGSVLSELLRMPGARAREEREKRTR
- a CDS encoding oxidoreductase produces the protein MNGWSITDIPDQRGRRFVITGANSGLGEQMALAVGAAGAEVVLAARNVEKSRLVAEQIGPNATVASLDLADLASVRDFADSFDGADVLINNAGVMAIPLRRTADGFEMQIGTNFLGHFALTGLLLGRISDRVVTMSSLMHKQSRLDIDDLNWEHRKYNRWTAYGDSKLADLMLALELAERLSEAGSPKLSMAAHPGYAATDLQMHTESPLDWVMRLGNLTPLAQSASDGALPALFAATSPHAVNGEYYGPKGLGGMRGGPAVSGYRRVAGDRAVRRKLWAKAEELTGVTFDV
- a CDS encoding alpha-ketoglutarate-dependent dioxygenase AlkB, with product MTGAGIQDSLFDAPANTAGPVVRALATGIRRRELSDGAWVDLRPGWLTGAAPLFDRLVQTVPWRAERRRMYDATLDVPRLTAHYPAGRTLPDPLLNTLRADLSAHYARDLPEGFASAGLCLYRDGRDSVAWHGDRIGRGAHHDTLVAIVSLGAPRALLLRPRGGGASLRFTLGSGDLLVMGGSCQRTWDHAVPKATGAGPRMSIQFRPPGVL
- a CDS encoding pyridoxal phosphate-dependent aminotransferase is translated as MTAHLVRRLRPFAETIFAEMSALAVAHDAINLGQGFPDTDGPAAMLDAARAAIADGHNQYPPGIGVPVLRQAISEQQSRDYGLSYDPDTEVLVTVGATEAIAGSVLGLVEPGREVIMIEPYYDSYAATVALAGAVRRTVPLVPDTRPDGGAGFRLDLDALRAAFGPDTAAILVNTPHNPTGTALTDDELAEIARLCVEHDVVAIADEVYEHLLFGGLTHRPLATFDGMRERTLRISSAAKTFNVTGWKVGWVCGPPELVAAARGAKQYLSYVGSGPFQPAVALALRTEAAWVRSMAGDLEQAQVALSAALADAGFGVHHTDGTYFVLADPRPLGYHDGAAMCRALPAQIGVAAVPVSAFTDHPHWDHLVRFAFSKRPEVIAEAARRLRSL
- a CDS encoding DNA repair helicase XPB; this encodes MTDGPLIVQSDKTVLLEIDHPQAGAARAAIAPFAELERAPEHVHTYRVTPLALWNARAAGHDAEQVVDALVTFSRYPVPQPLLVDIVDTMGRFGRLQLTKNPAHGLSLVSLDRAVLEEVLRNKKIAPMLGARIDEDTVVVHPSERGRLKQALLKIGWPAEDLAGYVDGEAHPIELEQDDWELRDYQQFAADSFWAGGSGVVVLPCGAGKTMVGAAAMAKAGATTLILVTNTVAGRQWKRELIARTSLTEEEIGEYSGERKEIRPVTIATYQVMTRKSKGEYRNLDLFDSRDWGLIIYDEVHLLPAPVFRMTADLQSRRRLGLTATLVREDGREGDVFSLIGPKRYDAPWKDIEAQGWIAPAECIEVRVTMSDDERLQYAVAEADTKYKLCSTAHSKLRVVRSILAQHRGAQTLVIGAYIDQLEELGRELDAPVIQGSTRNAEREKLFDAFRRGEITTLVVSKVANFSIDLPEASVAVQVSGTFGSRQEEAQRLGRLLRPKAGGGQAHFYSVVSRDSLDADYAAHRQRFLAEQGYAYRIIDAADLPMVE